CGGGGTGCTCGCGGTCAGCAGCCCGCGGGGCGGCCCGACCACCGCCACGTTCGACCTGCCCAACGCCCTGAGGGAGAAGGGGCCGGACTGCAAGCCGAACCTGCCCCGCGGCAAGGCCACCATCGTCGGGATCTGCTGGGGGATCGGCTGGCTCCCGCTCTTCCCGCAGGGACTGGTGACGATGATCATGAAGATCGTCGACACCGACCAGCGCAGCTGGTTCCTCGCCCTCTACCTGCCCGAGCTGCTGCAGTGGCCGCTGATCGTCTTCAACATCCTCCTGGGCCTGTCCATGTACGCCGCGGGCATGCTCATCCCCGTCATGCACGCCCGCCAGCAGCGGCTGGCGGGGGTCCTGCCGACCCGCCTATGGTTGGGCCGGTGAGCCTGAGAGTCGTCATCGCCGAAGACCTTTACCTGCTGCGGGACGGTCTGGTCCACCTCCTCCAGGCACACGACTTCGAGGTGGTGGCCGCCGTCGAGTCGGGGCCCGAGCTGCTGGGGGCGCTGACCGGGCTGCGGCCCGACGTGGCGGTGGTCGACGTGCGTCTCCCGCCCACGTTCACCGACGAGGGGCTCCAGGCCGCGCTGGCGGCGCGCCGGGCCGTCCCCGGCCTGCCGGTGCTCGTGCTGTCCCAGCACGTCGAGCAGCTGTACGCGCGCGAGCTCCTGGCCGACGGCTCCGGGGCGATCGGCTATCTCCTCAAGGACCGGGTCTTCAACGCCGAGCAGTTCGTCGACGCGGTCCGCCGGGTCGCCGCGGGGGGCACCGCGATGGATCCCGAGGTGATCGCCAAGCTGCTGGCCAGCACCGCCCGCCACCAGCCGCTCGGCGCGCTGACCCCGCGCGAGCGCGAGGTGCTGGAGCTGATGGCCGAGGGCCGCTCCAACGCGGCCATCTCCCAGCGGCTGTTCCTCAGCGAGAGCGCGGTCGGCAAGCACACGGCCAGCATCTTCGCCAAGCTCGACCTCGCCCCCTCCGACGACGACAACCGCCGCGTGCTCGCCGTCCTGACCTACCTCAACGCCGCCCGCGGCTGACGCTCCCCTTTCCCCTTTTTCCCCGGCCGGGTACCGGTTCTGTCGGTCTCAGCGGATAACGTGCTGTTGAAGTACGGCTTCCGCGCCCGGTGTGCCGTTCGGGACGAAGGGATGATCAGGTGAAGTTCCAGGTTAACCGTGATGTCCTGGCCGACGCCGTGGCCTGGGTGGCCCGGGTGCTGCCCAACCGGCCGGCCGTTCCCGTGCTCTCCGGCCTGCTCCTTGAGGCCGACGACGACCTCGTGCTGTCGGCCTTCGACTACGACGTCTCCGCCCGCGTCTCGGTCGAGGCGGTGGTGGCGGAGCCCGGCCGGGTGCTGATCCCCGGCCGGATCCTCGCGGAGATCACCCGGAGTCTGCCCGGCGACGTGGTGGAGGTCCTCACCAGCGGCTCGGAAGCGGTTCTGACCTGCGGCAGCGCGGAGTTCGGCCTGCTGACCATGCCGGTCGAGGACTTCCCCTCGCTTCCCGAGATGCCGCCGAAGATCGGCGCGGTCGGCGGCGTGGTCTTCGCGAGCGCGGTCGGTCAGGTCGCCCCGGCGGCGAGCCGCGACGAGAGCCTTCCCATGCTGACCGGCATCCGGATCGACATCTCCGGTGACGACGTGACCATGGCCGCCACCGACCGCTACCGCATCGCGGCCAGGGAGTTCGGCTGGCGCCCCGAGGCGGCCGGCGGCACGGCCGCCGCGATGGTGCCCGCGCGGGTGCTCGTCGATGTGGCCAAATCGCTGCGTGGTGGCGAGGTGTCGGTGGCGCTGGGCGACGGCGTGGCCGGTTTCGAGAGCGTCGGCCGGGCCACCACGGTCCGCCTGCTCGACGAGCAGTTCATCGACTACCGCTCGCGGCTGACCGACGACTGGTCGATCCGGGCCGACCTGCCGGTGGCGCCGTTCATCGACGCGATCAAGCGGGTCGCGCTGGTCGCCGAGCGCAACACCGCGGTCAGGCTCTCCTTCGCCCAGGGGCAGGTCCTCATCCAGGCGGGCGGCGGTGACATCGGCCGGGGCACCGAGGTCGTCGACGCCGAGCTGTCCGGCGGCGACATCCAGATCGCCTTCCAGTCCCAGTTCCTGCTCGACGGCCTGAGCGGGGTCGAGACCGAGCTCGTCCGGCTCAACATGGAGTCGCCGAGCCGCCCGGCCCTCATCACGGAGGTTCCCGGTGACGCCGGCCCCTCCTTCCGCTACCTCGTGATGTCCCTGCGCCTGACCTGATCGCCCCGCCCGCGAGCTCAGCCCCGAGACGACGCCGTACTCACATGAGCGCCTCCCCGCATCAGCCCGGAAACCCGTGCCGCGCCCGGGACGGCGCGCTCATGACTGGGGCCCCCTCACCGGACGGTGAGGGGGCCCCAGTCATGAGAAGGCGAAGGAGGAGGGGGTCAGAGGGAGAGTTCCTGCTCCTCCGTCAGGGCGATCAGGATGTGCTCCATGCACGCGTGGCCCGCGCGCTCGGCGGCGGCGGCGTCACCGACGGAGATGGCGCGGGCAATCGCCTCGTGCGGGATGTACGTGCTGTTCAGGGTGCTGTTCAGTGAGGTGCCCGCGGCGGTGATGCTGGCGCGCAGCGCCGCCGAGAAGTCCTCGTAGAGATCGATCAGCACCAGGTTGTGGGTGGCGCGGACGACCGCCATGTGGAAGGCGAGGTCGGCCTCGACGAACGCGTCGGGCTCCCCCAGCTCCCA
This region of Streptosporangium sp. NBC_01495 genomic DNA includes:
- a CDS encoding response regulator transcription factor, yielding MRVVIAEDLYLLRDGLVHLLQAHDFEVVAAVESGPELLGALTGLRPDVAVVDVRLPPTFTDEGLQAALAARRAVPGLPVLVLSQHVEQLYARELLADGSGAIGYLLKDRVFNAEQFVDAVRRVAAGGTAMDPEVIAKLLASTARHQPLGALTPREREVLELMAEGRSNAAISQRLFLSESAVGKHTASIFAKLDLAPSDDDNRRVLAVLTYLNAARG
- the dnaN gene encoding DNA polymerase III subunit beta is translated as MKFQVNRDVLADAVAWVARVLPNRPAVPVLSGLLLEADDDLVLSAFDYDVSARVSVEAVVAEPGRVLIPGRILAEITRSLPGDVVEVLTSGSEAVLTCGSAEFGLLTMPVEDFPSLPEMPPKIGAVGGVVFASAVGQVAPAASRDESLPMLTGIRIDISGDDVTMAATDRYRIAAREFGWRPEAAGGTAAAMVPARVLVDVAKSLRGGEVSVALGDGVAGFESVGRATTVRLLDEQFIDYRSRLTDDWSIRADLPVAPFIDAIKRVALVAERNTAVRLSFAQGQVLIQAGGGDIGRGTEVVDAELSGGDIQIAFQSQFLLDGLSGVETELVRLNMESPSRPALITEVPGDAGPSFRYLVMSLRLT